The sequence GAGTCTATGTGTTATCTTTTCCCCATGCTGGTCTTGGACCTTTTAAAATCCCCTCCATTGCGCCAATTCGCGCAGAACTTCCGTCAAATCTTTCCACGCTTCTTCGCTCAATCCTTGGATGTCCAAGTCGCCCCTTGGTTCCCCTATTCATATCTCGAACAGTACGACCGCCGGGATCACCTGAACCAGCTCGTCCGACGCATTGACGCTATTGCCTTCCCCGATGCTCGCGTCGTCTCTTTTCGCTTTATGCCCCCCGATCCACTCCTCCTCATCCACGAACTCGGACATGTGGTCTTCTCCATCAAGTCTGAACCCCCTTGGAACTCCTCATACGCCGGTGCGGAGATTCTCTTCTGGCTCTTTTATCGTGAAATCTTGGCTCCTGCGGATTTGAGCCCGGATGATGCTCTGGAAGCCTTAGTCTCTTTCTTTAAACAATTTCCATCGGCTACGCTGGAGTGGAAACGAAACATCCTCTCTGAAATTGTCGGCACCCTCAACCCGCCCGGAAGATCTCTGTTCGGTTTGTACTCCACCCTTGGTGTCCTTAAACCCGAAAGTTTTCTGGAATTTCCCAAATCCCTCAATCCAAATCAGGATCCCCCGGTGAACTTCGACCACGAACCGGATACCCTCCTCCGCGCGCTTCTCTCTGGAGCCCTGCTGAATGAACCCGCTTGTGTCCATGTTTTACTCAAAACCCTGAATGTCCTCATGCAAATACTGCCCTGATGCCTATCTCAAAAGATTCATGTTTAATTGTCCTCCCATCCCCCTAAAGGACATGCATTCCCGTAAGGGGGGCTATCTTTACTTGGTGGTAGTGCTAGACTGGGACAGAAAAGGAGGGAAAGATGAAGCCGGCAGATTTTTTCAGGTGGATGTTTGATTCCGACCATTGTCCCGTTTGTCGTGCAAAGTGGGAAGACCACCGAACCAGATACCGCAAAGAGTTGCAAACCTATGAAGCCAGTTGCCCCCAAAAACCGGCCATGGATGTTGATGAGCGGTTTTTTGTGATGAAAGCGCACAGGTGCCCCGGGCCCTAGATGGAGTGTTGTTCGGTTATACTGACTCGGCGGGCTTCAGGTCAAGGAAGAGCGCGCTTGTAGATATGCAATATGAGAGCCGCTATAGCAAAGGCTTCTAGGATGAAACACCCTCCCAGAGCCACATACAAACTGCCGAATAGCAGGAGCAACATGACGGCCTTGAAGATCCCCCATGTCGCCTGTATCAGGAAGGCCGCCACAATGATCCCCAGAAGACCGCCCACCGCCAGGGGGAATGTGATTATTTCCAGCCACACCAAGCCTACCCTCAGGGCGCCGAGCACGCCCGCAAAGGGTGCGGTGACAACATACAATAGCGCGCTTAATGCGCGATCATCGCAACATAAGTGGATCGCCTGCAGAATGTGATCGATCACCCACCGCAGAGCGGGGCGGCACCTGTTGGCGACGAACAGGGGAAAGGTAATGAAGGGAAGTGTGAGCACAAAGAGTATAGTCGCTCCGAAGAGGAAAAGGTTTGCGATCATTTCCAGCAAAACCCGCACCCGAAATCGGCGTAGCCGGCTCACGAAAGTGTCCCAATCGTGGGCGATGGCCTTTTGGCGGGGACGCAGAGGAAGAATATGGTTCAGCGCGGCGGACAACAATGCGGGCGGAGCCGCGATGATGGGGTTGCGGTGCGAGAGGTAGCACAAGTGGCGCTTTGGGGGAATCTGGAAGGAAGCGATGCGAGCCAGCGAATCGAGGATCTTTGTGTGAAAGGTGATGTCCATCAATCCTGGGGGGGTGCGGCGCATTTTCGGTTTGGATTGCAGTTGCAATACCTGCGTGGGTGGACAGGCGTAAACTCGCTCGAAACGCTCCCGCCAGCTTTCGACGGACCGGAAACCGCGGGCATGGGCTATGTACAACGCGATGATCGAGATCAGCATCAACACGCGCCAAGCGGTGAGAGCATGCGGAATGTTTCGCAAAGGAAATGGGCGAACCACTAGCGGGCAGGTGAACTCTCCTCTTAGGGCGAAACCGAAGTACGGGAAGTTCGGACGGGCAAGGGTGCCCGGGATCAGGTAAACCGGGTAGGGTAGGGCGCCTTCGGTTCTGACGGATGTTCGCCATGCGGGGACGGCGTACACAACGCGGTTTCGCAACAGAGGGATCGGCGCCCCTCGCAACGGCAGGTCCCAGAGGAAGTGCATCATGAGACCGGTCGTAAAAGCCGCGAGCAACGGGTGTCGGGTATAGAAGGCCGCGGCCCCCAATCCTCCCCACACGAGCGGATGGTGCAAAGGGGGATACGCCGGCGGGATTCTGCTGATGCGATACAACCTGTCGGCCATCCGTGAGCTAATCGCTCGGGCGGTGTAGTGAAAGCCCCCCTCCTCTCCGAACGGCAGGAGTGCGCCGATCAGGCACATCGCGATGGAATCCAAGCGCGGGCCGAACAGGAAAAGCGCGATTGCGACGCTGAGGAGGGCGAGCATCGCGGAACCCAGCACCCCTTCGGTTATTGCCAGAAGAAGTTTCTCCTTTCGAGTTTGCGGGCAACGGCGCTTTTCGAGCGGGACAATATATACCTTCATTGCAATTAAAATTGTAAACAGGCGCCAGCCGACCGCCAAACGATGGAAAGCCCCGTCAATGTGGGCATAGGCGGGATGACTATCGGGCCATCGGCAGGGAGATCTGCTTGATGCGTTCCAGTCCCAGGTCGACCGCGGAGCCGACTACCTGCCGGGCCAGTCCGTGTGCGCGCAGGATGTAGTATCCCAGCGTGAGGATGATGGAAAAGGGCAATGCGAATGTCAGCGCAAGGTAAAAAAGCAGGAAGAGCAGTTTGACGAACAGAAGACCGCCGTGCCAGCCGGTTAAGAGGCTTTTCCCGACATAGTTGAGCAAAGGCACAAGCTGGCCGAGCACGACGAAGTACAGGTCGCGCGCAATCAGGCCGACGACCAGAAGGAACAACAGGATAAGAGGAGAGATGAAGAGGGCGACAATGGCGGTTCCGAAATCGATAAGTCTCCGGAGTCCAATTTCACCGAACGGGCCGACGAAAGCAACAAAGTAACCGAACACTCCGTACAAGACCGCATACATCAGCAGGACCAGGCACGCCAGCCAGAAAAAAATGACGACGGCGACGACAAAGATGTATCCCGCGACGGAATAGCGGATCGCATTCATGATCGCATATATTCGGAGTAGCCAGTACTTGGCAGATGTGCCTGTACCCTTGTGCATGCTTTTGAGCGCCTTCACCTTGCCCGTTGCGACTCCGGTGGTGATGCCGGCTAGTCCCAAGATTGGGCTTCCCGTGAGCAGGCCGAGAAGGCCTCCGAGCAGTCCCCCGCCGGCCTCGTAGGCTATCACCTTAGCCCTTTCCTTAAAGGACAGTTCCTCTCGCAATCCGTGCCCGCGTTCCCTTTCCAGCTCCACCAATCCCGCGGTGACGGTGTGAAGCACCTCGTAAAGCGCCGGATCGATCTCCATCCCCAGCTCCTGAGCCCGGCCGAGGCGCTGATCCAGTTGCTTCGCGTACGCCATGATTTCTCCATGTTTGTACGCCGTGAACGGTTCCGACAGGAGCTGGGGAATGAGGTAGTACTTTTCGAACTTGCGCAGGGCGATGACCGGGCCGGTGAAGAAGTAATATGCCTCTTCGACGGTTGCCGGTGTTTGTTCCGGGTAGTCCGCGAAGGAGGAAAACACAGAGTGGGCTATGCGTCCCGCCAGATCCATTCCTCCCTCGAGCATGCGGGTGGAAAACCAGAAGGCCGTGGGAAGATCGCCCTCGCCGCCGGCCTGCGCGAAGCGGTGCGAGTCGCCGAGGCCCGGAATGGCCTGCGTGACGGCTCCGACCGTGTACCGCGCGGGCATGATCAGCATCGTGGAAATTAAGAGCACGATTGTGGTTCGCACGAGGTGACGCCAAGGGTGTCCGTATGTGGCGATGTATAGCTCATAGTACACCCTTGCGCACATGAGGGCGATGACGGTCACTATTAGTGTCCCGTAGAACCATGCGGCGTACTTCGTGATCAAATACGAGAAGATGCCGTAGAAGCGACACGCATCCCGCTTCAGTTCGTCCAGTTGTTTCGACACTCGGCTCCAGGCGGTTTCCCCCTGCCCCTGAAATATTAGGGAAAGCGGCAGGCCGCCCGGGAGGACATAGGTGCGAGTGTAGAACCTGCACTGCTCCGCCGGATTGGCCAGCACAAAGTAAGCGTCGCTCAGCAACACCGCGGTGTCGCTCAAAGCGCTCCAGAAACGCCGGACATCTTCATTCCAACCGTTGCGATTCGTGTCCGAAGCGGTGTTTTGTTCAACGGCGGCGTTTTCGTCGCTTGCTTCGTAGTCCCACACGGCTATGTCGGACAACCCGAGCGCGCCTTCGTCCGCATTGCTCTCGACGCTCTTCTGCGTTTGCAATGCTTCGGGCGGCACCGTGGAAGTATCGAGGGTGTATCCCCGGACTGAAAGCAGAAAAGCGCCCATCAGAAGGGCGCCCAGCAGTATGCGGATCGCTCGAGGCACAACCGACTTCTCCCCATTCCTCATCGTTTCCAGGAAGATAGCGCCCGGCGCACAATCGTATCGACGATCTCGCTCGGAGGGACATCGGGCAACCCTTCGGGGTAGAGTTCGCTCATGGCGGCCACCGTTCGAAAAATCGCTTCGTGCCGGCCGAAACCCTTTTCCGCCAGGGTTTTTACCGCGGCGTTACGGACTTCGGCTTCGCGCTCGCGAGTGGTGCAAAGGTAGCGCTCCGAAGGAGTGGGTTCCAGCTTGAGGACGGCGTTGCCCAGGTCCTCGGAGAGGAGAAGGAATTCCGAGTAGCGTCCGGGTGCGGTGCGGAGGCTTTTAAAGATCTCAAAGGTGTCCTCGGAGAAGCCAAGCGTTCGGGCCACATTGCGTCCAGCCTCGGTCATTTCGCCGTGGACGCCGGTGTGGGAGAGCACGATCCGCATGGAGGCGTTGTTGAGCACCCGGGCGCTGAAGTCTTCGATGTCCTGCGAGATGGTGATGGGGGCGAGCCCCAGGGCGCGGCCCTGCTTGTAGTCTATTTCGATGAGGCGCCAGAGGGGTTGGTGGCCGCGCAGGTGATGGCACTCGTCCACCACCAGCACCTTTTTGCGGCTCTTGCGGCGGAGAAGGGTCTCCCGGTCGTAAATGCGGGAGAGAATTTCTTCGTCTTCGGGGTGAACCACCAGCATTTCGCGGAGAAAGCGGTGTGCCACGGGGAAAGTCGCCCTGATGAGGGAGGGGTTGCCGGCGAGGCGCCCGAGGTGAAAGACGACGAAGTCGGTGCCGCGCAGTTGCATTCCCTGGGGGAGACTCACCACGGTCGGCGCGTCGAAAAGCCGTCCCGCGGGACCGGAGATGAGAATTTCGAGCATACGCCTTATCCGTCGGAGGGTTTCGCGATCCTCGGGGGTGCCGGCGAGTTCCGCCGAAGTGGAAAGTGTCCGCAGAAGGTCGGAGAGCGTCGGAACGCAGAGGGAGTGCGCGAGGTAGGCCACCCCGAGCCAGTAGTCGTCGCGGGTTTCCGCATAGCGCTTGAGGGCCGCGAGACGCGCTTCGAGCCAGGTGCGGGTCCCGTTGAAGACCTCCGCCGGGAGGTCGAAGCGTTCGGGCGGGATTTCCTCAAAAGTGCGGGGTGTGCCCTCGGTGGAGAGAAAGCGTTCGTAGGTCAGGCGGAGTCCTTTCCTCAGGAGGAAGAGGTCCTCCGCGGTGGCTCCCTCGAGCACGGCGGGGAAAAAAACCTCGGTGAGGAATCCGAGGTGACGCTCGGGCGGCTTCGGAAGGGGGAAAGCGAACTCGAGGGGATTGAGCCCGCCGGCGTCTTCGGAGATGGAGATGTGTATGCCCCCGAAGAGCTCGGCTCCCGCTTCGTAGCTCGGACGGGTGGCCAAGTCCACCGCACCGATTCCGGGAGGATCCTTGAGAAAGCGAAGGTGAAAGAGGAGGTTTTGCACCAGAAAGGACTTTCCCTTGCCGGAAGGAGCGATGACGACGACGCCCCAGCGGGAAAGGGATTCGGAGATGGGAGAGTAAGCCGCCTGGGTACGCCACCGGGTTTCGAAAAGCACATGCGGTGCGCGACGGTCTCCCCTGAAGGGACCCGACATGGGGGCAAGGGCAAGAGCCACAGCGGCGCGTGCATGCAACCTCCGAGCCCTGACGCGGCGAGCGGCTCCGGGAAAGCTCCAGACCAGAAAGGCGTTTGCGGCGGCGCGGTTCTCCTCCTCGAGGAGGAGTCCTCTTTCGATGTGAGCGGTGAAAACGGCTTCGGCTCTGCGCCGCAGAGTTTCGGAAGTTTTGGCGGCGGTGAACACATGATAAGCCGTTTCAATGAGGCGGCCGTCCTCGGCAAGGATTTCGGAAAGGAGTTCGTCGATGGCTCTTTCCTTGGCGGAGTTCTGGTCGCGGGCGAATCCGACGCCGAGCACATTGGCAACCTGCGCGTAGCGCCGCAGGTTGCCGAGTTTGCGCCGAGCCTCGTATTGGGACGGGGGGAAAACCAGGTGCACAACGGCGCGTCCCGGAACGGGCAACTCCGCGAAAAGGTCGTGAAAGAGGGCCGCACTTACTTCCTCGGAGGGGAAAGCCGCAAGCGACCATGCTTTCCACCTGAGGGGTCCGCATCTCAGCACGCCCTCTTCGGAAAGCGCAATGTCTCCCCGAAAAAGGAGGTCGATGAGCTCGACATCGCCGAAAAAAAGAGCTTTGGAGAACCTTCGCAGGCGATCCGGCAGAGTCGTTGGAAAAGGCGAGAGGTTGTACTGTTCGTAGAGGAAGGAGATGAGATCTTCAAAGTCCAGAGGCTTTGTTTCAAACCCGGTTTTTTCGAAGATTTCCCGAAGGGTGGGGATGGTGCGCTTCAGGCGAGCAAGAGCCTTGCGGTAGCCGTTTGCTCCGTTTCCGCTTTCGGGGGAGAAAGCAATCGCCGCATAGAAGTGTCGGGTTACGGTGCGAGCCGAAAGCAAGCGGATCTTTTCCTCGGCGAGAGGGTTCGCTTTGTTCTGGAGGGAGAGAAAGCGCTCGGCAAGTTCTCTTTCTCCGCCGAACATGGTGACGGAAACGAAGGAAAGACATCCTCCGCGGCAGGGTGCCTCTAGGGACCGTTCAAGGCGCACAATGCGTTCGGCGCAGGCGGGTTCCGCTTCGGCGCGACTGTTCGAGGGAGGAGGGTAGAGGCGGAGCACGCCCACGACGGAGAGGTCCCTCAGAACAATGTGGTCCCGCACCACGGCCAGAACGGGCCAGAGGTCGGAAATGGTCTTGCCGGCCATTTGTTGCGCTCCTTCCGTAACCGGTTCTGGCGTGTTTCGTCGTGAGCAAAGACAAAATGACCGCCGAGCGAAGGGTTATTTTTAGGGAAGCAAAGTGTGTGTCAATTTCGGGAAAAGGGGGTGTGGACGATGACCGAGACGGTGACGGAAAGGAATGCGGAGGTCCGACGGGGAAACGATGTGCTTGCAGAGGCGGCCTTTTACGAAAATTTCGTGGTGGAGGTGTTAAGACAGGCCATCCGGGAGAGCGAGGCAATCCAGCGCGAGCTCGAGCGGTTTGACCGCGAGAACCGTCGGGAATTGCTGGCGGCTTTGCTCATGTTGCTGACGGTGGAAGTGCCGCAGGAAGTGGCTGAGGTGCTTTCCGCATCGGGCGGGTTTGAAGTGGCGGCTGGGACCGCTTGAGGTAAGAGAGAAAGGGGGTGTTCGAACAATGGCCGAGGTCAAAGTGGATCGTCGGGTAAAAGAGAAGCGGCCGGGGCTGGCTCAGGACGCCCGAATGGTGGCGATGCACCTCTCCCAGGAGCGAGCGCGGGCGCTCGCGGAGAGGCTGGTGGTTGAGCTTGAGGAGGAGAGGGAGCGTGATCGAGTTTTGCTTGCGGAAGTGGAAGACATTACCAAACCGTCCAAAGCGAGCAAACCCGTGCATGACCGTTCCTCTCTGAAGCCGCTGGCGCACACGGCGGCGGAAACAATGGTGCAGGGGCTTAGTGAGACCGATCCGAATGCGCTGGTGCGAATGATTGTGCAAAACATGGTGCGGGCCGGAGTGGAAATGCTCCATGTGGGAAAGTACAAAATGGCGTTACCCGCTTTTGCGAAAGGCCGCGGAGCATGGCAAACCATTCGCAAGGCCGGCGCTGGTGTCCTTGCGGAAAAGCCCGAACCGGTTTCCAGATCGGTCGAAACTCCCGAATCGCCTGTTATACGCAATGAAGAACATTCCTATGTTGCGGATTTCGGACGCGGGCGTTTGCACTTTCCGAAACCGGAGTCTTTGGACATCGCAGACCGGAATGCAGGTCAGCGTGAAAAGCAGATCCCTCGGGCATTTGCCCATCTGATCCCCGTTTGGAACCGCATTCAGAACCTTCTTCGCAATGTCGCGAGTGCTCCCGAACATGCACCCTCGCGATCGCGGCGATCCAGACCTGCTCCCGCTATCGCCACGGGACCGACACCTGCTCCGAGATAATCCCGGTCCGGATTTGCTAGGTCTCGGCCTATCGGAAACAGTTAAGAAAATCCTTATCGATAAGATTTTGCTAAAACCTTATCGATAGGCTCAACCCGCACTACACCTGGTTAACCAAACCGCACATTAGTGAATTGTGCGGCCGCCCCCGCACCAGGTACGGGAGCTGGCGGTCCCGTCGCCCTCGTCCCTGCCCCTGAGACCAAAATCCGCCTCAAGGGTGAGAAGTCCCTCACGAAGGGCTTCCCCAGGAGAGGGACGACGACCGCCACCCGGAGAACTCTCCAGCCCTTTTGCCGGGCTCCGGCCCGGCCCCTCGGAGACTTCTTCCCTCGAGCGGTCCCCTGCGGGAAGACCGGATCGCTCCCCGGGTCTTTTAAACTCTCAAGGTGCCTTTGAAGCACCTTTATCTCCCTGCTTGCTCGTTTGATCTCCCTCCGAATCCGATTCCGCTTCCACGAATTCGATTCCCGCTCCAATTCCTCGTTAAGAGCCTTCCGCTTCTCCCGCCACCGCAAAATCCCATACTCCAAAAACTCCCTGTCCGAAAGCAACCTCCGGTAATTACGGGGAATTCCGTCCCATAAGCCCAGCCCTCGCCTTCCTATCACCAGCGCCGCCGCCCGGTCCCTATCAAGCCCATATTGCGGGGCATACTTCAAAGCCCCCACCACTGAACTCCAAGCCGCAGGAACTTTTCTTACCTCAATTCCATTTCTTCGCGCCAACACCTCTATCCGCTCAAGCAATTTCCGATAAACGAATTGATGAAGCCTCCTCCTGAGCTTGCCCGCTCCGTCTCCCCGGCAACCCTTGGGAAGCTTCTTAAGATTCTCCATCACTATCGCCCGCCTTCTCTTCCGGGCCATTTCCACCACTCGATGAGCCGTTTCCCAGAGCAAAAGATCCTTCTTTCCACCGGAAACCCCGATCAGGTGTGACAGATCCATCCGCCCCGAATCCACCGGATTCCCATCCTCTTTCACCTCCGCCCAGGCCAGATGAAACGGACTGGCATTCACATCGAGACCGATTACCCCCCAACTCTTGGTGATCTCCACTTCGGGCCGCTTCTCCTCAAAGGACACCAGAGCGTAAAGCCTTCCGTCTTTGAGTTTGAGTTCCACGGAGTAAGGGAACCATCTGCCGGAAAGCTCGGCCTGAATCAGGTCGTGCACAAAAGCCGTCCATTTGTCCCGATCCCTTCGGCCCACCTGCACCTTCCGGTGCACATGGGCATATACATACTCCCGCTCACCCACATTGATCCGAAGATAAAGAGTGCCTTCCCTCCAGACAAAACGCAGATTGAGATTGCCGTGCTTTGACCGGTCTCCTCTGGAATAGAGATGACCCTGCCTCGCCTCCCGCCATCTTCGCTTCAATCTCTCCCGATCCCTTCCGTTAAGATGTTTCCTCTTTAACTGCTCGAAAAGTTTCCGTCCTCCGAAAACCACCTTCCGAACACTTCGCCCCGCTTCCTTTCTTGCGGAAAATATCTCTCTCGCCTTCAAAATGGCGTCGTCCGCATACCGGGTGTTCAATCCAAAAAGAGAAGGAAGGTCCCGCTTAAGCTCGTTTCGAGTCCGGCCTTCTATGAGTCTCTGATAACCATACCGCATGCAGGCCGACCATCGGCGCATGAGATCCAGAACTTTCTCCTGATCGCTCTTAGATTCAAAGCTCAGCCGACATTGAAGAGTAATCACTTTCTCTTCCCTCCACGGGCGCCATAAACACGAGCCGCAAATGAAGTCACTATGGCTATAAGGTCCTCCGCAAGCTCCCTCATCCGATCCTCTTCATGGTCTTCGCCGTTTATCACGATTAACTCCACCCCGTGGCTCTCAAAAAAGGCCTTCAAATAATTGAACCCGAACCGGGCCAGACGGTCCGGATACTCCACCACCACCTTCTCCACCCTGCCGTTCTTGACCCGATTGAGCAGTTTCTGAAGACCGCGCCGGTTCTCATTGACCCCGCTGGCTATTTCCGAAATCACCTCGTATCGCCAGCCTCTTTCCTCCGCATACTTTTTCAGTCGCTCGATTTGGTTCTTCAAATATTCTTCCTGCTTGCGGGTGGAAACACGGGCATAAAGAATCACTTTCGGAGGCTCCGGATTGATCTGATCTCCAAACATCCCCAGCAGGCGTTCAATGTCTTCCTTGCGATACCTGCGTCTCCCTCCAGGCGTCTTGAAAGGTTTTAACAGACCCTGCTTTTCCCAGTTCAGAAGCGTATTCCGATGCAAACCGTAGAGTTCTTTAACTTCTTGTGCAGTCAATAATATCCGGTCCATGTCGGCCACTAATATAACCTACTGTGCGTAAAATTGCAACTGTTGTGAACCTCCGCACAAACGGGCAACAGTTAACTGACAACCCTCAAATGCCTTGAGCGACAACGGATTCGCCGTGTTTGGGCGCGGGTGTCCAATGGGTAGTCTTTAAATGAAAGCAAGTCCTTCAGTATCTAGGGAGGACCCATGATTCAGACAATCAAGGAATTCCTAATGTGCCAAGCGATCGTTTTTCCGGCCGCTTTCTGGGTCACCGGAATGAATCAGGCGTATGAACTTTACAAGCGCGGGCATTGGTTCGATTCCTTCAGAGCATTCCTTGCCAAACACCTAGTGCTTCTACCCCGCTGGTACATGCGGGCATTTCTTTTGAGCATCCCGTGGTCCGGTTTCGCATTCATTTCTTTAAAACTCAGACACCCTGACCAGTTGCCTCTGTTTCTGAACTTCCTCATGGGGGTGACGGATGTAATCAGTCTCGCGGCAATTTCTGGCATACTGCTCGTCTTTTTGCGCTCGCGCGTTTTCGGTCTCGCTTTGATCGAGAAAGAGGGAACCATGCGCCTATGGACTAGGGGCTTCCACGATCTCCCCGGTGCCCGTCGGGCCGTGTGGGAGGCCCGGTGCATGCTGGGTGAGTCGGGTGTGGAGCGGGTGCTCGTGGTGTGTGTGGCGGATAGGTTTTTCGGAAAAAGGTGGACATTCGCAAGAAACCCGGAGTTGAGGCGATTGGACATATATACTGCCTGTTTCGCCAACACCGAAAGCAGTGGTACGGAGTCGCTTGCGCCGGGCGGACATTGTCCGCGGGGCGAGGCGCTTAAAAAGGGTGAACAAACCGAGCGAAAATCCTCATAAGGAGGAAGGAGAATATGATAAAGAAATGGTTTGTCAGAAGCTTTGACTATTTGGTGGCCGCTTTATTCATCGTTTGTGCCTTCGGGGGGTTCTTGGCTTGGCTCATACGCGACATTAATGAGGGCGTAGCGCAACAGAGAAAGATTGCGGTTACCATTGAGAAGGATCGCAAAACGAAATCCTTTCTTGGACTAAAGTGTGAAGGGCGGTTCTTTACTTCCAAAGACTTTCAAATAGTGTATGTAAGAGAAACCATTCCCTGCTTGAAATCCGACTTTCCATTCATAGGAAGTTGCAAGGTCCTTGTTCCCAAATTGCTGACTAGAGATGGAAAGTTCTATTCCAGAATCGACAATTGCGAGTCGGTTTTTTCTTCAGAAGACCCTCACTACAATACTAGGGAGGTCGCGAATGGAAAGGATTTGCGCTTCGGTGGATCGAATGATCGCTGAGACGGAAAGCCAGCTTAGGGAGATCAG comes from Thermosulfurimonas sp. F29 and encodes:
- a CDS encoding IS200/IS605 family accessory protein TnpB-related protein, whose protein sequence is MITLQCRLSFESKSDQEKVLDLMRRWSACMRYGYQRLIEGRTRNELKRDLPSLFGLNTRYADDAILKAREIFSARKEAGRSVRKVVFGGRKLFEQLKRKHLNGRDRERLKRRWREARQGHLYSRGDRSKHGNLNLRFVWREGTLYLRINVGEREYVYAHVHRKVQVGRRDRDKWTAFVHDLIQAELSGRWFPYSVELKLKDGRLYALVSFEEKRPEVEITKSWGVIGLDVNASPFHLAWAEVKEDGNPVDSGRMDLSHLIGVSGGKKDLLLWETAHRVVEMARKRRRAIVMENLKKLPKGCRGDGAGKLRRRLHQFVYRKLLERIEVLARRNGIEVRKVPAAWSSVVGALKYAPQYGLDRDRAAALVIGRRGLGLWDGIPRNYRRLLSDREFLEYGILRWREKRKALNEELERESNSWKRNRIRREIKRASREIKVLQRHLESLKDPGSDPVFPQGTARGKKSPRGRAGARQKGWRVLRVAVVVPLLGKPFVRDFSPLRRILVSGAGTRATGPPAPVPGAGAAAQFTNVRFG
- a CDS encoding IS607 family transposase, translated to MLLTAQEVKELYGLHRNTLLNWEKQGLLKPFKTPGGRRRYRKEDIERLLGMFGDQINPEPPKVILYARVSTRKQEEYLKNQIERLKKYAEERGWRYEVISEIASGVNENRRGLQKLLNRVKNGRVEKVVVEYPDRLARFGFNYLKAFFESHGVELIVINGEDHEEDRMRELAEDLIAIVTSFAARVYGARGGKRK